Proteins encoded in a region of the Populus nigra chromosome 3, ddPopNigr1.1, whole genome shotgun sequence genome:
- the LOC133689200 gene encoding 26S proteasome regulatory subunit RPN13, producing MTASSSAEAIPAMQEIMLEFRAGKMVFDGKKVVPDLRKGLVRVGRGEEGLLHFQWLDRNLNAVEDDQIIFPEEAVFEKVNQVSGRVYILKFNTDDRKFFFWMQEPKAEEDSQLCSSFNYHINLPLEFLDEEEPDAAAPLQVSEDMLEDNVSSRAGDLVVPNLGAEAISDVTSSSGPVKMEDLQRILSNIGARGGSGDPDEGLGLGDLLKPDLIMPLIETLSLEEGLTSHLPEGHWTPEDILDLLQSPPFRQQVDSFTYVLRTGQIDLSQFGVDPSKYKLTVLSFLEALEDSVSKMSEESTQEGKDLRPQSHNRDGPMDEGK from the exons ATGACGGCTTCTTCATCAGCTGAAGCTATTCCAGCAATGCAG GAAATTATGTTGGAGTTTCGTGCTGGTAAAATGGTTTTTGATGGAAAAAAGGTTGTTCCTGATTTGCGAAAAGGACTAGTTCGCGTTGGAAGG GGTGAGGAGGGTTTGCTTCATTTTCAGTGGCTTGATAGGAATTTGAATGCTGTGGAAGAt GATCAGATTATTTTTCCTGAAGAGGCTGTTTTTGAGAAG GTTAATCAAGTTTCGGGAAGAGTTTACATCTTGAAATTCAATACAGATGAccggaagttttttttttggatgcaG GAGCCAAAAGCTGAAGAGGACTCACAATTATGTAGTTCTTTCAACTATCATATCAATCTTCCATtag AGTTCCTTGATGAAGAAGAGCCTGATGCTGCTGCTCCTTTGCAAGTTTCTGAAGACATGCTCGAAGATAATGTCTCATCAAG GGCTGGAGACTTAGTTGTCCCAAACCTTGGTGCAGAAGCAATTAGTGATGTAACCTCTTCATCAGGACCAGTGAAAATGGAAGACTTGCAGAGAATCCTGAGTAATATTGGTGCCAGAG GTGGTTCGGGTGATCCAGATGAAG GCTTAGGATTAGGGGATCTACTGAAGCCTGATTTGATAATGCCATTGATTGAGACATTGTCTCTTGAAGAAGGATTAACATCTCACTTACCTGAG GGTCACTGGACTCCAGAGGATATCTTAGATTTGTTGCAGAGCCCGCCTTTCCGCCAGCAAGTGGATTCTTTTACTTAT GTTCTCCGAACTGGACAAATAGATTTGTCTCAATTTGGGGTTGACCCCAGTAAAT ACAAGTTGACAGTTTTATCTTTTCTGGAGGCACTCGAAGATTCAGTTTCCAAAATGTCTGAGGAATCCACCCAAGAGGGCAAGGATTTGAGACCTCAGTCTCATAACCGTGACGGTCCAATGGACGAGGGCAAGTAG
- the LOC133688642 gene encoding protein APEM9 has protein sequence MGETDSSSSSIWKEIEQSESYLVCSMYKEAATLASSIVRQLKGSNISDNSEAFDENELFDMLESAGMVFVQALNQLGRTSAILNELKVLFVSATAIPVQVLLTGACFQISGASSAGVREFLEEFLSSWSLVDGQHYVLVGAEVDVDVQDGCDRRCILEVDKYMEVVEVYAVTLLGTTLKDMDSAISWVEKSALPEKRRQVLLRRLHSLYSLKTINSSQVSAVMPENNHKAHYSVSKELNGFEGSPKRLEANYLPTAENNTKQTISKLSRRVDPCLWWFRSVNLKFGNVRVVVTNGKILLGFLFLLTYYVLRRKGATLNGLVRRQVSAAKKAMVDLWQLAFSYQVNPLAAVQPLPTATRGGR, from the exons ATGGGTGAGACTGATTCGAgttcttcttcaatttggaaAGAAATTGAACAATCTGAGAG CTACTTAGTTTGTTCCATGTATAAAGAGGCAGCGACTTTAGCTTCTTCAATTGTAAGACAATTAAAAGGCAGCAACATCTCTGATAATAGTGAAGCTTTTGATGAGAATGAGTTGTTTGACATGTTGGAATCAGCTGGAATGGTGTTTGTTCAGGCTTTGAATCAACTTGGCAG GACATCAGCTATTTTAAACGAGCTTAAAGTGCTGTTTGTTTCTGCTACAGCTATTCCTGTTCAAGTTCTTCTCACAGG GGCATGTTTTCAGATATCAGGAGCTTCTTCTGCTGGTGTCCGAGAGTTTCTTGAGGAGTTCCTCAGCAGCTGGAGTTTAGTGGATGGACAACACTATGTTCTTGTTGGTGCAGAAGTAGATGTTGATGTCCAGGATGGATGTGACAGGAGGTGTATTTTGGAAGTTGACAAGTATATGGAGGTTGTTGAAGTCTATGCTGTGACACTTCTTGGCACGACTCTGAAGGACATGGATAGTGCAATCTCATGGGTCGAGAAATCTGCATTACCTGAGAAAAGACGACag GTACTTTTGAGGCGACTACACTCTCTATATTCTCTCAAAACCATCAATTCATCACAAGTCTCAGCGGTTATGCCAGAAAATAACCACAAAGCTCATTATTCTGTGTCAAAAGAACTAAATGGTTTCGAGGGATCTCCAAAAAGATTAGAAGCCAATTACCTGCCTACTGCAGAgaataatacaaaacaaacaatttcgAAGCTGTCTAGGCGTGTAGATCCATGTCTTTGGTGGTTCCGGTCAGTGAATTTGAAGTTTGGGAATGTTCGAGTGGTGGTAACAAATGGGAAAATTCTCCTTGGATTTCTCTTCCTTCTTACATATTATGTTCTCCGGAGGAAAGGGGCTACATTGAATGG ACTTGTCAGGAGGCAAGTTTCGGCTGCAAAGAAGGCTATGGTAGACTTGTGGCAGCTTGCATTTTCATATCAAGTGAACCCTCTAGCTGCGGTTCAACCTCTCCCTACTGCAACACGAGGCGGCCGGTGA